The proteins below come from a single Onychomys torridus chromosome 18, mOncTor1.1, whole genome shotgun sequence genomic window:
- the LOC118569866 gene encoding LOW QUALITY PROTEIN: angiogenic factor with G patch and FHA domains 1-like (The sequence of the model RefSeq protein was modified relative to this genomic sequence to represent the inferred CDS: inserted 1 base in 1 codon; deleted 2 bases in 1 codon), whose protein sequence is MGNQQRVYSPLEFINCSEEDNSGNLKKKARIDAPHRSSPLRPTVAVSGDTGEPPGDDNSASSKDEKVRESESEPEEGELTDSQNEGSYDEDSTSEHEESVEEEEGEDEEKIGSPPRICVIVIRSPVLQTGSLFIITAVNPATIGREKDMEHTFRIPEVGVSKFHTEIYFDHDLQSYVLVDQGSQNGTIVNRKQILQPKTKSDPYVHEHGDEVRIGEIVLSFHIHLGSETFHGCETGQVRAHLXLDRKDKPFVGTALSKEEKELERRKALKKIRVKYGLQNTEYEGEKVLKNPKYKDRAGKRREQVGSEGPFQRDDAPAFVHSEITDINRGRKMLEKKGWKEGEGLGKDSGGMKTLIQFQLRRTHAGLGTGKPPSVDDLHVLQNKSKKNWDKARGRFAENFSETKPLKDAAGATPWVERVCRMKSVTGKTGALKREEFENCHCTTWVSKSQ, encoded by the exons AATTTATAAACTGCAGTGAGGAAGACAATTCTGGCAATCTGAAAAAGAAGGCCAGAATAGACGCTCCCCACAGAAGTAGTCCCTTACGGCCCACTGTTGCAGTTAGTGGAGACACTGGAGAGCCTCCTGGTGATGATAATTCGGCTTCATCTAAGGATGAGAAAGtaagagagagtgagagtgagCCAGAAGAAGGTGAGCTCACAGACTCTCAGAACGAGGGTAGTTATGATGAAGATAGTACTAGTGAGCACGAGGAGtcagtggaagaagaggagggtgaAGATGAAGAAAAGATTGGCTCC CCGCCCCGTATTTGTGTGATTGTTATTAGATCTCCAGTGTTACAGACGGGCTCGCTGTTTATCATCACAGCTGTCAACCCAGCCACCATTGGGAGAGAAAAGGATATGGAGCATACTTTCCGAATCCCTGAAGTTGGTGTCAGTAAGTTtcacacagaaatttattttgaCCATGACCTGCAAAGCTACGTCCTTGTGGATCAGGGCAGCCAGAACGGTACCATTGTCAATAGGAAGCAGATTCTTCAGCCCAAAACTAAAAGTGACCCTTACGTCCATGAACACGGTGATGAGGTGAGGATCGGGGAGATTGTGTTGTCTTTTCACATCCACCTTGGCAGCGAGACCTTCCACGGCTGTGAGACAGGGCAGGTCAGAGCTCACC TGCTCGACAGGAAAGATAAGCCTTTTGTTGGTACAGCATTAAGTAAGGAGGAAAAGGAGTTGGAAAGGAGAAAAGCACTCAAGAAAATACGGGTGAAGTACGGTCTGCAGAACACGGAATATGAAGGTGAAAAAGTGTTGAAGAATCCAAAATATAAAGACAGAGCTGGAAAACGCAGAGAGCAGGTTGGAAGCGAAGGGCCTTTCCAGAGAGATGATGCCCCTGCATTTGTTCACTCTGAAATCACAGATATCAACAGAGGCCGGAAGATGCTGGAGAAGAAGGGCTGGAAAGAGGGAGAAGGCCTGGGAAAGGACAGTGGAGGGATGAAAACCCTGATCCAGTTTCAGCTCCGACGGACACATGCAGGCTTGGGGACAGGGAAACCGCCCTCTGTTGATGACCTTCACGTTCTCCAGAATAAGAGCAAGAAAAACTGGGACAAAGCGAGAGGGAGGTTTGCAGAAAACTTCTCagaaactaaacctctgaaagatGCAGCAGGGGCCACGCCGTGGGTTGAACGGGTCTGCAGAATGAAGTCTGTCACAGGAAAAACTGGAGCTTTGAAAAGAGAAGAGTTTGAAAACTGTCATTGTACAACTTGGGTCTCAAAAAGTCAGTAA